One Brassica oleracea var. oleracea cultivar TO1000 chromosome C7, BOL, whole genome shotgun sequence genomic window carries:
- the LOC106305712 gene encoding uncharacterized protein At4g04775-like encodes MSNESGNSSGVSSARARGRVVGVPKRCWCGELFIPLMSKSTENPNSRYFRCLFAVEKKLSNDNHAYKWVDEALLDEIEALSFRIGRLEQTILAERVEEERKKFEEFELKLETEICARMEDVVSEAKCEVKKVLVLVFLGCLIMVLLSKVI; translated from the exons ATGAGTAATGAATCTGGAAATTCGAGTGGAGTCTCTAGCGCTCGAGCAAGAGGTCGCGTTGTTGGTGTGCCGAAGAGATGTTGGTGTGGAGAATTATTTATCCCGTTGATGTCGAAGTCAACCGAAAATCCTAACAGTAGATACTTTCGGTGTCTTTTTGCGGTGGAGAAAAAG CTGAGTAATGATAATCACGCTTATAAATGGGTTGATGAGGCGTTGTTGGATGAAATTGAAGCATTGTCATTTAGGATAGGGAGACTTGAACAGACAATTCTTGCTGAGCGTGTGGAAGAAGAGAGGAAGAAATTCGAAGAGTTTGAATTGAAGTTAGAGACCGAGATTTGTGCAAGAATGGAAGATGTTGTGAGTGAAGCCAAATGCGAAGTCAAGAAAGTGCTGGTGCTTGTTTTTTTAGGATGTTTGATCATGGTTTTGTTGTCTAAGGTGATATAG
- the LOC106303101 gene encoding uncharacterized protein LOC106303101, producing the protein MGLNIKQNRYDKTKIAFVCVGKGCSWRIYCSSSEKYPNKWQVKILKKDHTCVHHTCVPMGTCEMLNVPQIARLFVDKIREEPEYFMPMKIEQLVMEKWKISVSKPQCQHARNKALRWIEREYDEQFGRLRDYCSEIRSSNVNSSVELDCLKNDDGIDVFNRFYVCFDILRRNWKETCRPLIGVDGCFLKSRMKGQLLMALGRDGNNAIYCIAWVVVQVENKVNLLWFVEKIKVDLGLDKGDGYVMVFDSQKGLIAVVKRELPRIERRMCVRHIYGNLKKNHGKKPEMKKLIWNLAWSYNDADYKENLLEIERYDQDVYDDVLKTKPEKWCREFHKLGPYCEDVENNSTESFNNSKARDKPFVPMLETIACLAMVRIAKRDVICTSHKGICTPYVTEMLETLHEKASLCMVRPSINQTFGATTNGCQHRVSLENRTCSCRRWEITGIPCEHAYGVMLSKGLKAQDYVVHWFQTSTWKRTYAVGIVPLRGANFWPVGLEPSIIEPEISDQPGCKKVTKADKKRKRGVNESPSKKKEKFLKRIMHCGICGAPNHNSRFHKKNPKKPFVSGESSQPEASQGVSTQPTQLEK; encoded by the exons ATGGGTCTGAACATCAAACAGAATCGATATGACAAGACAAAGATTGCATTTGTATGTGTAGGCAAAGGTTGCTCTTGGCGCATTTACTGCTCTTCCTCAGAAAAGTATCCCAACAAGTGGCAGGTGAAGATATTGAAGAAGGATCATACCTGTGTTCATCATACCTGTGTTCCTATGGGTACTTGCGAGATGCTTAATGTTCCACAAATAGCTCGCTTGTTTGTTGACAAGATCAGAGAAGAACCAGAGTATTTCATGCCCATGAAGATTGAGCAGCTAGTAATGGAGAAATGGAAGATCAGTGTTAGTAAGCCGCAATGCCAACATGCTAGGAACAAGGCCCTTAGATGGATTGAAAGAGAGTACGATGAGCAGTTTGGACGGCTGAGGGATTACTGCTCTGAGATAAGAAGCTCGAATGTTAATTCTTCTGTTGAGCTTGATTGCCTGAAAAATGATGATGGGATAGACGTTTTCAACAGATTTTATGTCTGTTTTGACATTCTGAGGAGAAACTGGAAAGAAACGTGTAGGCCACTAATTGGAGTAGATGGTTGTTTCTTGAAGTCTAGGATGAAAGGGCAGCTGCTAATGGCTTTGGGTCGTGATGGCAATAACGCCATTTACTGTATCGCATGGGTTGTGGTACAAGTAGAGAACAAAGTCAATTTGTTGTGGTTTGTGGAAAAGATCAAGGTTGATCTAGGACTAGACAAAGGAGATGGTTATGTTATGGTTTTTGATAGTCAAAAGGGATTGATTGCAGTTGTGAAGAGAGAACTGCCGCGAATTGAGCGTAGAATGTGTGTTAGACACATCTACGGTAACTTAAAAAAGAACCATGGGAAGAAACCTGAAATGAAAAAACTGATTTGGAACCTTGCTTGGAGCTACAATGACGCTGATTACAAAGAAAATCTTTTAGAGATTGAGCGATATGATCAAGATGTTTATGACGACGTTTTGAAGACAAAGCCAGAGAAGTGGTGTAGGGAATTCCACAAGCTTGGACCTTACTGTGAAGACGTCGAGAACAATTCCACTGAATCTTTCAACAACTCCAAAGCCCGAGACAAGCCCTTTGTGCCTATGTTGGAGACAATAGCTTGCTTGGCGATGGTTCGTATAGCGAAAAGGGATGTTATTTGTACCAGCCACAAAGGGATTTGCACACCGTATGTCACTGAGATGCTCGAGACTTTGCATGAGAAAGCCTCTTTATGCATGGTTAGACCATCTATCAACCAGACGTTTGGAGCTACTACTAATGGCTGTCAACATAGGGTGAGCTTGGAAAATAGAACTTGTAGTTGCAGGAGATGGGAGATTACAGGGATTCCTTGTGAACACGCCTATGGAGTTATGTTGTCGAAAGGTTTAAAGGCTCAAGACTATGTTGTTCACTGGTTTCAGACAAGTACGTGGAAGCGTACATATGCTGTAGGGATTGTGCCATTGCGTGGAGCAAATTTCTGGCCTGTAGGACTGGAACCATCTATAATTGAACCTGAGATCTCAGATCAACCAGGCTGTAAGAAGGTGACTAAAGCGGATAAAAAGAGAAAGAGAGGAGTCAATGAATCACCATCGAAGAAAAAAGAGAAGTTCTTGAAGCGGATCATGCACTGTGGGATATGTGGTGCTCCTAATCATAACTCCAGGTTCCATAAGAAGAATCCGAAAAAG CCTTTTGTGAGTGGTGAATCTTCTCAGCCTGAAGCCTCTCAAGGTGTTTCTACTCAACCCACTCAGCTTGAGAAGTGA